One Cryptomeria japonica chromosome 9, Sugi_1.0, whole genome shotgun sequence genomic window carries:
- the LOC131042608 gene encoding probable carboxylesterase 18, producing MEGNAKNVRLLTNRQLDQIRSSFPLRVQWLCWALKAGTSLLQRSDGTINRRLMAWLLWCLMPSVPANDKPRHGVYTKDAVIDHVNGVWVRLFVPVQENGNEREVLPVVVYFHGGGFSMLSAAQQLYDEFCRRLAKRRRVVVVSVEYRLAPEHKFPAAYDDCFAALTWLQSHAGRGFLPRNADVSRCFLMGDSAGGNIVHHVGCRVAEKMDDLRPVRILGHVLIQPFFGGEERTLSEKNLKDVPLITLEYCDWFWRAFLPAGASRDHSAANVMGPNSPDILAVHLPPSLVVIGGIDILRDRQLLYMEYLKKMKKEAELLFYESAFHGFFAMPYPLSSQFLDDISNFMNRL from the coding sequence ATGGAAGGGAATGCGAAGAATGTGAGGCTTCTTACGAACAGGCAACTGGATCAAATTAGGAGCAGCTTTCCTCTCCGCGTACAGTGGCTCTGCTGGGCTTTAAAAGCAGGCACCTCTTTACTGCAGAGAAGCGACGGCACCATTAACAGGCGTCTGATGGCGTGGCTTCTATGGTGCCTCATGCCCTCTGTGCCCGCCAACGACAAGCCCAGACATGGAGTATATACCAAAGACGCCGTTATAGACCACGTTAACGGCGTTTGGGTCCGTCTGTTTGTTCCAGTACAAGAAAACGGCAATGAAAGAGAGGTGCTGCCAGTTGTGGTGTATTTTCATGGCGGCGGCTTCTCTATGTTGTCGGCCGCCCAACAGTTGTATGATGAGTTTTGCCGGCGGCTGGCAAAACGCCGGCGGGTGGTGGTGGTGTCGGTGGAGTACAGGCTGGCACCCGAGCACAAGTTCCCCGCAGCTTACGATGACTGCTTTGCGGCGCTGACGTGGCTTCAGAGCCACGCTGGGAGAGGTTTTCTGCCTCGTAATGCTGACGTGTCGCGGTGTTTTCTGATGGGAGACAGCGCGGGAGGAAACATTGTACACCACGTTGGATGCCGCGTGGCAGAGAAGATGGACGATTTGCGGCCCGTTAGGATTCTGGGGCACGTGCTGATTCAGCCCTTTTTTGGCGGCGAAGAAAGAACGCTTTCGGAGAAAAATCTAAAGGATGTGCCGCTAATTACTTTGGAGTATTGTGACTGGTTTTGGCGGGCATTTTTGCCAGCGGGAGCGAGCAGGGATCATTCTGCCGCTAATGTGATGGGTCCGAATTCTCCGGATATTTTAGCGGTGCATCTGCCGCCAAGTCTGGTGGTGATTGGCGGGATAGATATTCTTCGCGATCGACAGCTGCTATATATGGAGtatttgaagaagatgaagaaagaggcgGAGCTTCTCTTCTACGAAAGCGCGTTTCATGGCTTTTTTGCGATGCCATATCCTTTGTCTTCTCAGTTCCTCGATGACATCTCCAATTTTATGAATAGATTATAG